A single region of the Rhinoraja longicauda isolate Sanriku21f chromosome 12, sRhiLon1.1, whole genome shotgun sequence genome encodes:
- the cyyr1 gene encoding cysteine and tyrosine-rich protein 1, with translation MSNPGDLCTKIKPHKDFGEAGFRVDDEVAVSVIGMERRGTEIAAAIFGIIILLGVIAGIAICIGMCMNNYWNTRVGIMQGPQLNTVTQFNASPSPPPYIHNQAMDDPGDPPPPYSLTSPATPQSTPPPPYPGSSRK, from the exons ATGTCTAATCCTGGAGATTTATGCACCAAGATAAAGCCGCACAAGGATTTTGGAGAGGCTGGCTTCAGAGTTGATGATGAAGTTGCCGTTTCTGTCATTGGAATGGAACGGCG AGGGACAGAAATAGCAGCGGCCATATTTGGGATCATCATTCTCCTGGGAGTCATTGCTGGCATTGCCATTTGCATCGGCATGTGTATGAATAACTACTGGAACACGCGTGTGGGCATCATGCAGGGACCTCAGCTCAATACCGTCACGCAATTCAATG cctcaccttctcctcccccctacaTCCACAACCAAGCGATGGATGACCCCGGCGATCCACCCCCGCCATACAGTCTCACGTCTCCAGCTACTCCTCAGTCTACGCCACCCCCACCTTACCCTGGCAGCTCAAGAAAATGA
- the adamts1 gene encoding LOW QUALITY PROTEIN: A disintegrin and metalloproteinase with thrombospondin motifs 1 (The sequence of the model RefSeq protein was modified relative to this genomic sequence to represent the inferred CDS: inserted 1 base in 1 codon; deleted 4 bases in 4 codons) yields MFRVGLLLQILAVLSPAAAGWTGEMEEMEEVYPRRLSPEEATDQVSYSLHAFGEDFTLSLAADTGFLAPALTLQTLGKVEVEVEVERRRGPRHDLGRCFYTGTVNSVPGSLAALSICRGGLLGAFMVGGREFHIQPSNNRTLPGHLGPHLVRRRGQRHGTTCGVRTFCRDGEGESEGTERPEGSQRGSGSPPADKPRHRRAKRFVSSPRYVETLLVADRSMXDFHGSGLRHYLLTLMAVAAKLYQHFSIKNSVNLVVVKILVVYERELGPDVSSNAALTLRNFCQWQRQHNVPSDRSPEHYDTAILFTRTDLCGAKTCDTLGMADVGTICDPSRSCSVIEDDGLQAAFTAAHELGHVFNMPHDDSRQCLHTIGLTKNSHMMASTLSNLDRNQPWSVCSAYMITSFLDNGHGECLLDKPQKSLPLPRELPGTTYDADRQCQFTFGEDSRLCPDAGNTCSLLWCTGMSGDMLICQTKHFPWADGTKCREGRWCVEGKCVNQSSIKDYNTPVHGGWGVWGSWGDCSRTCGGGVQYSFRHCDNPVPRNGGKYCEGKRVQYRSCNTMDCPYKNGITYREEQCEAHNDLSKSTAFGGMPAVEWIPKYAGVSPRDRCKLICRAKGTGYYFVLQPKVADGSPCSPDSTSVCVQGQCVKAGCDRIIGSSKKFDKCGVCKGKGLTCKKITGSLDRSRPGYQEVVTIPAGATNIDIKQRSLRGARHDGSYLALRKLDGTYLLNGDYTLSTLEQDISYHGTNLRYTGSLVSLERIRSFSALQEPLVVEVLSVGDSMRPRVKFTFFVRKSLQQLPSGPDGGRRPSFNAIRETVTAEWVIGEWGECSKSCGLGLQRRAVECADRHGAPASDCERELKPDDLRLCADVPCPRWLLGQWSPCSKTCGKGFRKRTLRCITRAGQTLPHDSCGSAKKPKHLIGLCALRACV; encoded by the exons ATGTTTAGAGTTGGTCTGCTGCTGCAGATCCTGGCCGTTCTCAGTCCAGCGGCGGCTGGGTGGac GGGGGAGATGGAGGAGATGGAGGAGGTCTACCCGCGGAGGCTGAGCCCCGAGGAGGCAACAGACCAAGTCTCCTACTCGCTCCATGCCTTCGGCGAGGACTTCACCCTGAGCTTGGCTGCCGACACGGGCTTCTTGGCTCCTGCA CTCACTCTCCAGACTCTGGgcaaggtggaggtggaggtggaggtggag aggagaagaggaccAAGACATGACCTGGGTCGCTGCTTCTACACTGGGACCGTCAACTCGGTGCCCGGCTCCCTGGCGGCGCTCAGCATCTGCCGGGGGGGGCTGCTCGGTGCCTTCATGGTCGGTGGGCGAGAATTTCACATCCAACCCAGCAACAACCGGACCCTCCCGGGACATCTCGGGCCCCACCTGGTCCGGAGACGTGGCCAGAGGCACGGCACCACCTGTGGGGTGAGAACCTTCT GTCGGgacggagagggggagagcgaggggacAGAGCGGCCGGAGGGGTCACAGAGGGGA TCGGGGTCCCCACCAGCGGACAAGCCAAGGCACCGGAGAGCCAAGAGGTTCGTCTCGTCGCCCCGCTACGTGGAGACCCTGCTGGTGGCCGACCGCTCCA GCGACTTCCACGGCAGCGGCCTCCGCCACTACCTGCTCACC CTGATGGCTGTGGCCGCCAAGCTGTACCAGCACTTCAGCATCAAGAACTCCGTCAACCTGGTGGTGGTGAAGATCCTGGTGGTCTACGAGAGGGAGCTGGGGCCTGACGTCTCTTCCAACGCCGCCCTCACCCTGAGGAACTTCTGCCAGTGGCAGAGGCAACACAACGTGCCCAGCGACCGCAGCCCGGAGCACTACGACACTGCCATCCTC TTCACCAGAACC GATCTGTGTGGAGCCAAGACCTGCGATACCCTGGGTATGGCGGACGTGGGGACCATCTGTGATCCCAGTAGAAGTTGTTCGGTCATCGAAGACGATGGTCTCCAAGCAGCCTTCACGGCTGCCCACGAGTTGG GTCACGTGTTCAACATGCCTCACGATGACTCCAGGCAGTGCCTCCACACCATTGGCCTGACCAAGAATTCCCACATGATGGCATCCACTCTCTCTAACTTGGACCGCAACCAGCCCTGGTCCGTCTGCAGCGCGTACATGATCACTTCTTTCCTGGACAACGGGCATG GCGAGTGTTTGTTGGACAAGCCGCAGAAGTCCCTCCCGCTCCCCCGCGAGCTGCCGGGAACCACCTACGACGCCGATCGGCAGTGCCAGTTCACCTTCGGCGAAGACTCCCGCCTCTGCCCGGACGCTGGCAACACCTGCTCTCTGCTCTGGTGCACTGGCATGTCCGGCGACATGCTGATCTGCCAGACCAAGCACTTCCCCTGGGCGGACGGCACCAAGTGCAGGGAAGGGAGATGGTGCGTGGAGGGCAAATGTGTCAACCAGTCCAGCATCAAGGACTACAAT ACTCCGGTGCACGGTGGCTGGGGAGTATGGGGATCCTGGGGAGACTGTTCCCGCACCTGTGGGGGAGGTGTGCAGTATTCCTTCCGGCACTGCGACAATCCCGTGCCGAGGAACGGTGGGAAGTATTGCGAGGGGAAGAGGGTGCAGTACCGATCCTGCAACACCATGGACTGTCCGTACAAGAACG GCATCACCTACCGAGAGGAACAGTGTGAAGCACACAACGACCTCTCAAAGTCCACTGCCTTCGGGGGAATGCCAGCCGTGGAATGGATTCCGAAATATGCCGGAGTTTCTCCCAGGGACCGCTGCAAGCTCATTTGTCGGGCAAAAGGAACAGGATACTACTTTGTGCTTCAGCCCAAG GTCGCTGACGGCTCTCCCTGCAGCCCGGACTCCACCTCCGTCTGCGTGCAAGGCCAGTGTGTCAAGGCCGGCTGTGACCGAATCATCGGCTCCAGCAAGAAGTTCGACAAGTGTGGCGTTTGCAAGGGCAAAGGTCTGACGTGCAAGAAGATCACTGGCTCACTCGACCGTTCCAG GCCGGGATACCAGGAGGTGGTTACAATCCCCGCTGGAGCGACCAACATCGACATCAAGCAGCGTAGTCTTCGAGGCGCGAGGCACGATGGCAGCTACCTGGCGTTGAGGAAGCTAGATGGCACGTACCTGCTGAATGGGGACTATACCTTGTCCACCCTGGAGCAGGACATCTCCTACCACGGCACCAACCTCAGGTACACGGGCTCCTTGGTCTCCCTGGAGAGGATCCGTAGCTTCAGTGCGCTGCAGGAGCCGCTGGTGGTGGAGGTCCTCTCGGTGGGGGACTCCATGCGGCCCAGGGTCAAGTTCACCTTCTTTGTGAGGAAGAGCCTGCAGCAGCTGCCCAGCGGCCCGGACGGCGGCCGGAGGCCCTCGTTCAACGCCATCCGCGAGACGGTGACGGCGGAGTGGGTGATCGGCGAGTGGGGCGAGTGCTCCAAGAGCTGCGGCCTGGGGCTCCAGCGCCGGGCGGTGGAGTGCGCCGACCGGCACGGGGCGCCCGCCTCGGACTGCGAGCGGGAGCTGAAGCCGGACGACCTGCGGCTGTGTGCGGACGTGCCCTGCCCGCGCTGGCTGCTGGGCCAGTGGTCGCCCTGCTCCAAGacctgcggcaagggcttcaggaAACGCACGCTGAGGTGCATCACCCGCGCCGGACAAACGCTACCGCACGACAGCTGCGGCTCGGCCAAGAAACCCAAGCACTTGATCGGCCTGTGCGCGCTACGGGCTTGTGTCTAG